In Blastococcus saxobsidens DD2, the genomic stretch GGCGCTCCGCCGGCTCAAGCAGGAGGGGCTGGTCGAGCTCGATGCGCACCGGGACGCCCGGGTGCGCCCCCTGGATGCCACCGAGGCCCGCGACCTGCTGGAACTGCGGAGCGCCCTCGACCCACTGGCCGCGTCCCTCGCCGCGCACCGCCGGACCGACGCCGACCTCGCCGAGATCGCGGCCGCCCTCGCCGGCCTCGAGGCGCTGACCACCCACCCCTCCGCCGCCCAGTTGGAGAGCCACCACCGCTTCCACGCGGCGGTCCACCGTGCCTCCCACAACGCCCTGCTGGTGCAGACGCTCGACGGCCTCTGGGTGAAGACGGACCGCTACCGGCGGCACGCGCTCGAGGTCGGGCGCAGCGAGGCCGACCGCCACGCCCGGGCGACCGAGCACCGGCTGGTCCTCGAGGCCGTCCGTGATCGGGATGCGGAGGCCGCGGCGGAGCGGATGCGCCGACACGTGGAGACCAGCCTCGGCGCCCGGTCGGCCGATCGGCTGGCCGACGAGGGCGCCGGCACCGACCGCTCCACCACGTGAGCGCCGGCCCCGGACGGCGGTTGCTCGCGCTGCTGCTCCTGCACTCGGTGCTCACCCAGGTGATCACCTTCGTGCTGCGCCCCACGTCGGCCTACCGGGCGCTCGAGCTGGACGTGCCGACGGCCTGGCTCGGCGCACTCGCCGCATCCTTCGCCGTCGTCCCGCTGGTTCTGGCCGTGCCGTCGGGCCAGGCGACCGACCGCTTCGGTGAGCGGCGGGTGATGCTCGTCGGCGCGGTGCTCATGACCCTCGCCGGTGCGGTCTTCGCCACCGAGCGGGGCGGCACCACCGGGCTCGTCGTCGGCAGCGTCGTGCTGGGCACCGGCCACCTGCTCTCGGTGGTGGGTCAGCAGGCAGCCGTCGCCAACACCGCCGGCCCCGGCCGGTTCGACACCGCCTTCGGCTACTACACCTTCGCCGCCTCGCTCGGCCAGGCGGCCGGACCGGCGCTGATCACGCTGATCGGCGGTTCGGGCGCGATCCCGGCCACCGAGCCGATCTTCCTGACGGCGACCGCGCTGGGAGTCGCCCTGCTGGCCTGCACCGCGTTCCTCCGGATGCCGGCCCACGACGGGGTCGGAGCCGGTGCCGGGCACGGTGGGATGGGCACGCTGCTGCGACTGCCCGGCCTGCTGCGCGCACTGCTGATCAGCTGCGTCGTCCTGGCCGCCGTCGACATCACGCTGGTCTACCTGCCCGCGCTCGGGGCCGATCGCGGCCTGGCGGCGGGCTTCGTGGGGCTCCTGCTGACCCTGCGCGCGGTGGCCTCGATGACCTCGCGCGTGTTCCTCGGCCGCCTCGTCGCCCTGGTCGGCCGACGCCGGTTGATGATCGTGAGCGTGGCGCTGTCAGCGGTGGCGATGGCCGTCGTCGGCGTCCCGCTCCCCCCGGCCGCCATGGCCGCCGTCGTCGTGCTGCTCGGCCTCGGGCTGGGCGTCGGGCAGCCGCTCACGATGTCGTGGCTCGCCGAGGTCGCCCCTGCGGGGCTGCGTGGCCGCGCCATGTCCCTGCGGCTCACGGGCAACCGGCTCGGCCAGGTCCTCATCCCCAGCACGGTCGGCCTGGTCGCCGTCGGGGTGGGGGCGGCCGGCGTCCTGTGGGCCACCGCCGCCGCGCTCGCGGTCGTCGGGGTCGCGGCGCGACGGCTCGCCGTGGACGGCCGCCCCGGCCCCTGAGCCGGCCGGGTCTCAGGCGGCGGCGATCCGCTCGACGACGGCGTCGGCGAACTCCCCCGTGGAGGCGGTGCCACCCAGGTCCGGGGTGCTCACCCCGTCCCGCACGGCCGTCCGGACGCCGGCCTCGATCCGGACCGCCGCGTCGGCGACCCGGTCGTCGCCGAAGCGGGTGCCCAGCCAGTCCAGCAGCATCCCCGAGGACAGGATCATCGCGATCGGGTTGGCCAGCCCCGTCCCGGCGATGTCGGGTGCCGACCCGTGGGCGGCCTGCGCCATCGCGCGGTCGTCGGAGGCGTTCAGCGACGGGGCGATGCCGAGCGAACCGGCCAGCTCGCCGGTCAGGTCGGAGAGGATGTCGCCGAACATGTTCTCCGCGACGACGACGTCGAACGTCCCCGCCCGCCGGAGCAGGTGCACCGTCATGGCGTCGATGTGGAGGTCGTCCACCGCCACGTCGGGGTAGCCCTCGGCCATGTCCAGGCACACCCGCTTGAACAGCCCCGAAGTCAGCTGCAGGACGTTCGCCTTGTGCACGATCGTGAGCCTGTTCCGCCGACGCCGGGCCAGCTCGAACGCGACCCGCGCGATCCGCTCGATCTTCGGGCGGGTGAACACACCCATCGCGATCGCGACATCCGGCGCGGGCATGAACTCCCCGGAGCCGGCGTACGTGTTGCGGTCGGCGTAGAACCCCTCGGTGTTCTCCCGGACGATCACCAGGTCGGTGTCCGGCGCGATCGCCGTGCCGCCCTCGAGGCCGCGGGCCGGGCGGATGTTGGCGTAGAGGTCGAAGTGCTTGCGCAGCGCTCCGCTCGGGTTGAGCCGCGACCGGTGCGGCTCGGGGTACGCCGCGCTGTCGTGCGGGCCGAGCAGCCAGCCGTCGAGCTCGGCCAGCGTCTCGACCGTGACCGCCGGCAGCGCACTGCCGTGCGTCTCTATCGCGGCGGCCCCGAGCGGCAACTCCTGCCACTGGACCGGTGGGGTGCCGGCGGCGGCGAGCGCGGCGTCAACCGCTCGGACGGCGGCGGGGACGATCTCCGGACCGATGCCGTCGCCCGGCAGGACGCCGAGCCGGTAGGGCCGTCCCGGCAGCGCGCTCATGCCGGGGTTGCGCCCTCGCCCCGGCGCACGGGTCCAGCGCCGCGGTCGGCGTCGGAGAGGTGCTCGAACGTCTCGCCGGTCGCGGTGACGGTGCGGGTGACGGCGCGGCCGCCGTAGACCCAGTAGATGGTCATCGACCCCTCGCCGCGATTGCGGAAGCAG encodes the following:
- a CDS encoding isocitrate/isopropylmalate dehydrogenase family protein — its product is MSALPGRPYRLGVLPGDGIGPEIVPAAVRAVDAALAAAGTPPVQWQELPLGAAAIETHGSALPAVTVETLAELDGWLLGPHDSAAYPEPHRSRLNPSGALRKHFDLYANIRPARGLEGGTAIAPDTDLVIVRENTEGFYADRNTYAGSGEFMPAPDVAIAMGVFTRPKIERIARVAFELARRRRNRLTIVHKANVLQLTSGLFKRVCLDMAEGYPDVAVDDLHIDAMTVHLLRRAGTFDVVVAENMFGDILSDLTGELAGSLGIAPSLNASDDRAMAQAAHGSAPDIAGTGLANPIAMILSSGMLLDWLGTRFGDDRVADAAVRIEAGVRTAVRDGVSTPDLGGTASTGEFADAVVERIAAA
- a CDS encoding GntR family transcriptional regulator yields the protein MAECPGDDRAFMTKGDVAYARIRTLILSGELAAGAVLPQAALARTIGMSTTPLREALRRLKQEGLVELDAHRDARVRPLDATEARDLLELRSALDPLAASLAAHRRTDADLAEIAAALAGLEALTTHPSAAQLESHHRFHAAVHRASHNALLVQTLDGLWVKTDRYRRHALEVGRSEADRHARATEHRLVLEAVRDRDAEAAAERMRRHVETSLGARSADRLADEGAGTDRSTT
- a CDS encoding MFS transporter, whose translation is MSAGPGRRLLALLLLHSVLTQVITFVLRPTSAYRALELDVPTAWLGALAASFAVVPLVLAVPSGQATDRFGERRVMLVGAVLMTLAGAVFATERGGTTGLVVGSVVLGTGHLLSVVGQQAAVANTAGPGRFDTAFGYYTFAASLGQAAGPALITLIGGSGAIPATEPIFLTATALGVALLACTAFLRMPAHDGVGAGAGHGGMGTLLRLPGLLRALLISCVVLAAVDITLVYLPALGADRGLAAGFVGLLLTLRAVASMTSRVFLGRLVALVGRRRLMIVSVALSAVAMAVVGVPLPPAAMAAVVVLLGLGLGVGQPLTMSWLAEVAPAGLRGRAMSLRLTGNRLGQVLIPSTVGLVAVGVGAAGVLWATAAALAVVGVAARRLAVDGRPGP